The following proteins are co-located in the Marinomonas profundi genome:
- a CDS encoding DUF1289 domain-containing protein, with amino-acid sequence MTKPKPQLKSPCVNLCLLNDDDVCVGCYRTGKEISQWGSMNKASQQAVMKKVREREAKSQFVSE; translated from the coding sequence ATGACCAAGCCGAAACCTCAGTTAAAATCCCCCTGCGTTAACCTTTGCCTGCTTAATGATGATGACGTCTGTGTGGGGTGTTATCGAACGGGTAAGGAAATTAGCCAGTGGGGCAGCATGAACAAAGCATCGCAACAGGCGGTGATGAAAAAAGTGCGTGAGCGAGAAGCGAAAAGCCAGTTCGTCAGCGAGTAA
- a CDS encoding YebC/PmpR family DNA-binding transcriptional regulator, with protein sequence MGRAFQNRKESMAKTSDQKAKVYSKYGREIYVCAKSGGMDPNGNLALRSLIDRAKKDQVPTHVIDKAIDKAKGGGGEDFDTARYEGFGPGNTMVIVDCLSDNPNRTFGDVRTCFNKVKCKIGSQGSVSHMFDHSAIFVFAGTDEEAVLEALMLADVDVTDIELEEGKVTVFAPHTDYSKAKTALTDAFGEIEFEVDEIQFVAQNTTEIQGEEVEQFDRFLDLLNDLDDVQRVYHNAEY encoded by the coding sequence ATGGGCAGAGCCTTCCAAAACCGCAAAGAGTCCATGGCAAAAACGTCTGACCAAAAAGCCAAGGTGTACAGCAAATACGGCCGTGAGATTTATGTTTGCGCGAAATCCGGTGGTATGGACCCTAATGGTAATTTGGCACTACGTTCACTGATTGACCGTGCCAAAAAAGATCAGGTGCCAACTCACGTTATCGACAAAGCGATTGATAAGGCGAAAGGTGGCGGTGGCGAAGATTTTGATACGGCTCGCTACGAAGGTTTTGGTCCTGGTAACACCATGGTGATCGTGGATTGCTTGTCTGATAATCCTAATCGTACTTTTGGTGATGTGCGTACTTGCTTTAACAAGGTGAAATGCAAAATCGGCAGCCAAGGCAGCGTGAGTCACATGTTTGATCACAGTGCTATTTTTGTGTTTGCCGGCACGGATGAAGAGGCGGTACTAGAAGCCTTAATGCTGGCAGATGTGGATGTGACGGACATTGAGCTAGAAGAGGGTAAAGTGACTGTTTTTGCGCCACACACCGATTACAGTAAGGCGAAAACAGCGTTAACGGATGCCTTTGGTGAAATTGAATTTGAAGTCGATGAAATTCAATTCGTCGCGCAAAATACCACCGAAATTCAAGGCGAAGAAGTCGAGCAGTTTGACCGTTTCTTAGATCTTTTGAATGACTTGGATGATGTTCAGCGCGTTTATCATAACGCTGAATATTAG
- a CDS encoding ATP-binding protein, with translation MTIAKGLKIRHKLFAVFVLSNILLIVSMWQVFQWSFDRGFVSYATERDRDFLGQMANRTANLYIYYDDWYFLVQESRMEKEWHLAKLDNLRDLVPPPSTPNLDLIYPSQYYRQRFLLFDSQQKAIIGTTRFSDAETHAVKVNKKIVGYVGLRSIRELVQDQTLRFVRQQGEAFLLISAFMLAIAALLTWPLAQWLSRPLCSMQQATKKLAAGKYETRIAVKGSDELADLSCNFNLLACTLEHTREARKRWVADTAHELRTPVAILRGEIEAMQDGIIKVSPESLASLQQETLHIARLIDDLNQLSMHDTGSLNYEMEEVSLNEIIEQTVQSMTLPFSEAGLELEFEYSQKHPIVMTGDSDRLHQLFANLMNNSLKYTNVPGKLIVKLSKHQKKAHILFEDTAPGVGENEINKIFEQFYRVENSRNRTTGGRGLGLAICSGIVEGHQGTIGAYHAPDGGLGIKIEFPVN, from the coding sequence ATGACAATTGCCAAAGGGTTAAAAATTCGGCACAAACTTTTTGCCGTTTTTGTATTAAGCAACATATTGCTCATTGTTTCCATGTGGCAAGTATTTCAATGGAGCTTCGATCGGGGCTTTGTTTCCTATGCCACAGAGCGTGATCGCGACTTCTTAGGACAAATGGCCAACAGAACAGCCAACCTCTATATCTATTACGATGATTGGTATTTTTTAGTACAAGAAAGTCGAATGGAAAAAGAATGGCACCTAGCCAAACTCGATAATCTAAGAGATTTAGTCCCACCCCCCAGCACACCAAATTTGGATCTAATTTATCCTTCCCAATATTATCGTCAACGTTTTCTGCTCTTTGATAGCCAACAAAAAGCCATCATAGGCACGACACGTTTTAGTGATGCCGAAACGCATGCGGTAAAAGTCAATAAAAAAATAGTCGGCTACGTGGGTTTACGATCGATACGCGAGCTGGTTCAAGACCAGACGCTACGCTTCGTACGCCAACAGGGTGAAGCCTTTTTACTGATTTCAGCGTTTATGCTGGCTATTGCGGCGTTATTAACTTGGCCGTTAGCTCAGTGGCTAAGCCGTCCGCTGTGCTCTATGCAGCAAGCCACCAAAAAACTCGCCGCAGGCAAATATGAAACACGCATAGCGGTGAAAGGTTCGGATGAACTGGCGGATTTGAGCTGCAATTTCAATCTCCTTGCCTGCACACTGGAACATACCAGAGAAGCCCGCAAACGCTGGGTCGCCGATACCGCCCATGAACTCAGAACCCCCGTTGCCATTTTGAGAGGGGAAATAGAAGCCATGCAGGATGGTATTATTAAAGTATCGCCAGAGAGCCTCGCCTCTTTGCAGCAAGAAACACTCCATATTGCGCGTTTAATCGATGACTTAAACCAGCTATCCATGCATGATACTGGAAGCTTAAATTACGAAATGGAAGAAGTGTCACTAAATGAGATCATAGAGCAGACCGTGCAATCGATGACCTTACCATTTAGCGAAGCAGGATTGGAATTAGAGTTTGAATATTCACAAAAACACCCTATTGTTATGACAGGTGATTCAGATCGCTTACATCAGCTTTTTGCGAATCTCATGAATAATTCGTTGAAATACACCAATGTGCCAGGAAAGCTGATAGTAAAACTCTCGAAACACCAAAAGAAAGCACACATTCTTTTTGAAGATACCGCGCCGGGTGTTGGCGAAAATGAAATTAACAAAATTTTTGAACAGTTTTATCGGGTTGAAAACTCAAGAAATAGAACAACGGGTGGAAGAGGCTTAGGTCTTGCTATTTGCTCCGGCATTGTCGAAGGACACCAGGGCACTATCGGCGCTTACCATGCACCAGATGGTGGTTTAGGAATAAAAATAGAATTTCCTGTAAATTAA
- a CDS encoding response regulator — MSKVLIIEDEPKLAELMSAYLEQAGYEHHHLDRGDIAVNYIKNNSVDLILLDLMLPGLDGIEICKQVRQFSGVPIIMVTAKAEEIDRLIGLEMGADDYVCKPFSPREIVARVKANLRRVELDQAESPRTDGFDLDIDRLRATYKGDLIDLTTVEFQLLQLLIKEPGRVFGRDLIMKSIYADSRVVSDRTIDSHIKKLRKKISAVAPELNVIHSVYGAGYRFENNDQ, encoded by the coding sequence ATGAGCAAAGTACTGATTATTGAAGATGAACCAAAGTTAGCCGAATTAATGAGCGCCTACTTGGAACAAGCAGGTTACGAACATCACCACCTAGACCGTGGAGATATTGCCGTTAATTACATTAAAAACAACTCTGTAGACCTTATTTTGTTAGACCTTATGCTACCTGGATTAGATGGCATTGAGATCTGCAAACAGGTGCGTCAGTTTAGTGGTGTACCCATTATCATGGTGACCGCAAAAGCAGAAGAAATAGACCGATTAATTGGTCTAGAAATGGGCGCAGATGACTACGTTTGCAAGCCTTTTAGTCCACGTGAAATCGTTGCACGAGTGAAAGCAAACCTACGCCGTGTTGAGCTAGATCAGGCAGAATCCCCCAGAACAGATGGTTTTGACTTAGATATAGATCGCTTACGAGCCACTTACAAAGGCGACCTTATTGATTTAACAACGGTTGAATTTCAGCTATTGCAGTTATTAATTAAAGAGCCTGGTCGTGTATTTGGCAGGGATCTTATTATGAAAAGCATTTACGCCGACAGCCGAGTGGTTAGTGATCGCACCATAGATAGCCATATTAAAAAGCTACGCAAAAAAATCTCGGCGGTGGCACCAGAACTCAATGTCATTCACTCGGTTTATGGTGCAGGTTATCGTTTTGAGAATAACGACCAATAG
- a CDS encoding AEC family transporter: protein MDSFLDVLVFSFSITMPIFTILVLGVVLRRIRIINDNFIDVASKLVFNVTLPALLFISISKTDLTTNTDLSLVIYAMLAVTVTYVMLELLMSIWEPDKAQRAVLVQGAFRSNMGIIGLAYCVNAYGNEVFIVASVYLGGVTILFNILSVIGLSRALGTDANLKSIIKSIVKNPLIIAILAAFASAITGLQLPTTLYKAGDYFAQMTLPLALLCAGASLSFSSLKSDLLSSAIASAGKLIFIPFALTLGGYLLGYRGMELGVLFLMSSAPTASASYIMVRAMNGNATLAANIIVITTIVSLISTSIGVTLLRSFHLI, encoded by the coding sequence TTGGACAGCTTTTTAGATGTATTGGTATTTTCCTTTTCCATTACCATGCCTATTTTTACGATTTTGGTATTAGGTGTCGTGCTACGTCGAATACGAATTATCAATGATAACTTTATCGATGTAGCGTCTAAATTAGTGTTCAACGTCACGCTTCCCGCATTACTGTTTATTAGCATATCGAAAACAGATTTAACCACTAACACCGATCTATCCTTAGTGATTTACGCCATGCTAGCCGTCACCGTAACCTATGTTATGTTGGAGCTATTAATGTCGATATGGGAGCCAGATAAAGCACAGCGAGCGGTATTAGTACAGGGTGCTTTTCGCTCGAACATGGGCATAATTGGTCTTGCTTATTGTGTTAACGCTTATGGTAATGAGGTCTTTATCGTCGCTTCTGTTTACCTAGGCGGCGTGACAATACTCTTCAATATATTATCGGTTATTGGCTTAAGTCGAGCATTGGGCACCGATGCTAACCTTAAAAGCATTATCAAAAGCATCGTCAAAAACCCGCTTATTATTGCCATATTAGCGGCTTTTGCCAGCGCCATCACAGGCCTTCAACTGCCCACCACACTCTACAAAGCGGGCGACTACTTCGCTCAGATGACATTACCCTTGGCGCTGCTCTGTGCAGGGGCCTCGTTGAGTTTTAGCTCGCTAAAAAGCGATCTTCTAAGCTCTGCTATCGCATCCGCGGGAAAGCTTATTTTCATTCCTTTTGCCTTAACGTTAGGAGGCTATCTACTGGGCTACCGAGGCATGGAACTTGGCGTACTTTTTCTCATGTCATCAGCCCCCACCGCCTCAGCAAGTTATATCATGGTACGTGCGATGAATGGCAACGCTACGCTGGCCGCTAACATCATTGTGATTACCACCATCGTTTCCTTGATTAGCACCAGCATTGGCGTTACGTTGTTACGCAGTTTCCACCTAATTTGA